The genomic window CAGCGGCAGTCTCGTCCGGACGTGCCCAGTACCCCTGGAACACCTGAGGACCGCGCACGAGCAGCTCACCGGACTCCCCCAGCGGCCGGTCCGTTGATGGGTCGTCCGGGTCGACGACCCGCATCTCGGTGCTGGGGAACGGCACCCCCACGGTGCCCGGTCGCCTGCTGTGGCCCATGGGGTTGCCCAGGGCGACGGGAGACGATTCCGTCATTCCGTACCCCTCGACGAGAAGGCCGCCGGTGACCTCTTCCCAGCGGCTGACCGTCGTCACCGGCAGGCTCATCGCCCCCGAGATCGAGAAGCGCACCGTGGACAGGTCGATCTTGCCGCGCTCTGCGGCGCGCGACAGCTGGTCGTAGATCGGCGGCACAGCCGGAAGGAAGGTCGGCGGGCTCTTGCGCGCGGCATCCGTCATGAGCCCGACGTCGACCTTCGGGAAGAGCACCACCTTCGCCCCGATGCTCATGGCGAAGGTGAGGCACAGGGTCATGCCGTATGCGTGGAACAGCGGCAGCACCCCGTAGAACGTCTCCTCGCCGTCCACGAGGCCCGGTACCCAGGCGCGCCCCTGCATGGCGTTCGCGCGCAGGTTGGCGTGGGTGAGAATCGCGCCCTTCGGGGTGCCCGTGGTGCCGCTGGTGTATTGCAGCACCGCGATGTCATCGATCTCCGGGCCCGGGACGCGCGACGAGACGCGTCGGTGGTCCAGCAGCTGATCCCAGCGGTAGGGGTTGCGCAGCTTCGGCGTGGTCGTCATCTGGGCGCGCGACGCGCGCGCCTTGGGGATCGGCAGCGCCAGCGCCAGCCGCTTGGCCAGGGGCAGCGCGGTGGTCATGTCGACGCTCACGATGCGTCCCGGGCGCACATCGCTCGGGAACTCCGCGACGGTGTCGACGACCTTGTCCCAGACGATGGCGACGGAGGCGCCGTGGTCCTCGAACTGATGCCGCAGCTCGCGAGCGGTGTAGAGCGGATTGTGCTCGACCACGATCGCCCCCAGGCGCAGCGCGGCGTAGAACGCCACGACGTGCTGCGGGCAGTTGGGCAGCACCAGCGCCACCCTGTCGCCCTTCTTCACACCCAGCCGCCGCAGCCCCTCGGCGGCCCGCTGGATCTGCTCCCCCAACTGCCCGTACGTCGTCACCGCACCGAAGAACTCCAGGGCCGGGCGCCGCGCGTGGGTCTTCACGCTGGCCTCGATCATGCGCGTGAGCGTCTGCGTCGGTTCATCGATGTCAGCGGGGACGCCCGGAGCGTAGGCGGCGAGCCAGGGGCGGGATTCGAAGGGGTTGGACGACATGACTCCATTTTTGCCCATCGCCGCTGAGCGTCTCGTCCGTGGACCCCGAGGTTGACAGGCGCGCCCGCCCGTGCGATTGCACTAATCGCCGGATCCCGCAAGGCCCTTAGCCGGGTCGGCGAGGCCGCGTAGGAAAGGGGGGTGCCGGAGAACTCCCGGCCTGAAAGGGGCAACCATGTCACAGAGTTATGGGTCGGGTATCCCGGCCACGACGAGTGCCGCCGACAGCGGCGCATCAGGCAAGGTCGACACCGCGAAGGCGGAGGCGAGCGACCTGAAGGACACGACTGTCTCGAAGGCGACGGACGTCGCGAGCACGGTCAAGGGTGAAGCATCCAGCGTCCTGGGTGAGGCCGGAACGCAGGCCAAGCAGCTGTACGCGCAGACCCAGCGCGAACTGAAGGAGCAGGCGAGCGCTCAGCAGCAGCGCCTCGCGTCGGGGCTGCGGTCCGTCGGCTCTGAACTTGAGTCGATGTCGGCCAACGGAGACCAGCAGGGCGTCGCAGCCGACCTGGTGCGCCAGGCAGCCACCCGCATCTCGGGCGCCGCATCGTGGCTCGGTGACCGCGACCCGGGCTCGGTCCTCAACGAGGTGAAGAGCTACGCGCGACGCAAGCCCGGCATGTTCATCGCCGGCGCAGCGATCGCCGGAGTGGTGGTCGGCCGCCTCACGCGCGCCCTCGCCGCGAACGCCTCGGACGACAAGGCCGCGCAGGCTTCGATGCCCGCGGTCCCCGCAACGCCCGCGCCCGTGGTCGTGAACACAACCACGCCCGTGCCTCCGGCCCCCGTCGCCGCACCGGTGGACACGCCGCTGTACGAGCAGTCCACGGCGACGCACGCGCCCGGGCTGGCCGGGGAAGGTGGGCAGGATGTCCGACGCGACACCATCTGAGCAGAAAGCGGCGACCACGTCCCTCGGCGACCTGCTCGGGGAGGTCACCCGCGACATCTCGACGCTGATGCGTCAGGAGGTCGCCCTGGCCAAGGCGGAGCTCAAGGAGTCCGCCACCCGCTCCGCCAAGGGAGCGGGCCTGCTGGGCGGCGCCGGCTACGCGGCACTGATGGCGGTGTTCTTCCTCTCGTTCGCTCTCTGGTGGGCGTTGGGAACGCTGGTGGGCGGCGGCTGGTCCGGCGTCGTCGTGGCCGTGCTGTGGGGCGTCATCGCGGCGATCCTCTTCGTGGTCGGCCGCAACAAGATGAAGGAAGTCGAGGGCGCTCCCCAGACCGTGGAGACCCTCAAGGAGATCCCCGAAACGCTGAAGAGGAATGAGGAGAACCGATGAGTGATTCCCCGGATCAGATCCGCGCCGACATCGAGCGGACCCGTGAGGAGCTCGGCGGCGACGTCGACGCGCTGGCCGACAAGGTGACGCCGTCGAAGATCGTCGACCGCCAGAAGGACAAGGTGCGCAGCGCCGTCGGATCGGTGCGCGAGCGCATCATGGGAGCAGCCGACGATGCGGGCTCCGCGGTGTCGGGCGCCGGCTCGTCGGCACTCGGCCAGGTCGGCGACGCCAAGGACCGCTTCGTGGCCAAGGCGGAGGGCAACCCCCTCGCCGTCGGCCTCATCGCGTTCGGGGCCGGCCTGCTCGCTGCGTCGCTCGTCCCGGCGTCATCTCGCGAGAAGCAGATGGCCTCCGATGTGAAGGATGCCGCCCAGCCGCTCATGGACGAGGCGGGCAACGTCGCGAAGGAGATGGGCGAGCACCTCAAGGAGCCCGCTCAGGAGGCGGCCACCGCGGTGAAGGATGCCGCGAGCGAGTCGGTCGAGACCGTCAAGGCCGAGACGCAGTCAGCGGCATCGGACGTCAAGGACCAGGCGCAGCACAGCCGGGAGAACGTCTCCGGCAGCTGAGCCGACAGGTGAGAGGGCGGGGGTCGCGTTGCGGGCCCCGCCCTTTCGCTGTCCGGATGTGGATGGGTTATACGTCACGGTCCGGATGCGCGCAATCCCGTTACGGCGTCGCTGGGCTCGGTCTTACGGTTCCCGCAGCACTGGCCCGCCTGCCAGCGCGGGAAGGAGACGTCGTGTCCCAGACCGTCCGCCGCCAGGACACGCTCCCACCCCGGCAGGCCGCCCTGCTCGTGCGCACCCGCGTCGAGCAGAAGGGAAACCTGCTGGTGCGGTGGATCACCTCCACCGACCACAAGACCATCGGGTACATGTACCTGATCGCGTCGGTGCTGTTCTTCCTGCTGGGCGGGGTGATGGCACTGATCATCCGCGCGGAGCTGTTCGAGCCCGGCATGCAGATCGTGCCGACCCGGGAACAGTACAACCAGCTGTTCACGATGCACGGCACCATCATGCTGCTGATGTTCGCGACGCCCCTGTTCGCCGGCTTCGCCAACGCGATCATGCCGTTGCAGATCGGCGCTCCCGACGTCGCCTTTCCCCGGCTGAACGCCTTCTCGTTCTGGCTCTTCCTCTTCGGCTCGCTGATCGCACTGTCGGGCTTTCTCACCCCGCAGGGTGCGGCATCGTTCGGCTGGACGGCGTATCAGCCCCTGGCGAGCGACACCTTCACGCCCGGCGTGGGCGGCAACCTGTGGATGCTGGGCCTGGGCATGAGCGGCTTCGGCACCATCCTGGGAGCGGTGAACTTCGTGACGACCGTGATCACGATGCGCGCCCCGGGTATGACGATGTGGCGCATGCCGATCTTCACCTGGAACACGCTCATCACGAGCATCCTGATCCTTCTCGCGTTCCCGGTGCTGGCGGCAGCCCTGTTCGCGGCGGCGTCGGACCGTGTGCTCGGGTCGCACATCTTCGATCCGCAGAACGGTGGGGTGCTGCTGTGGCAGCACTTGTTCTGGTTCTTCGGTCACCCCGAGGTGTACATCATCGCGTTGCCGTTCTTCGGCATCGTGTCGGAGATCTTCCCGGTGTTCAGCCGCAAGCCGATCTTCGGGTACAAGACCCTGGTGTACGCCACGATCGCGATCGCCGCGCTGTCGGTGGCGGTGTGGGCGCACCACATGTACGTCACCGGTGCGGTGCTGCTGCCGTTCTTCGCGTTGATGACGATGCTGATCGCGGTGCCGACAGGGGTGAAGATCTTCAACTGGATCGGCACCATGTGGCGAGGGTCATTGACGTTCGAGACGCCGATGGTGTTCGCTCTGGGGTTCCTGGTGTCGTTCGTCTTCGGTGGTCTGACCGGTGTGATCCTGGCGTCGCCGCCGCTGGACTTCCACCTCTCTGACTCGTACTTCGTGGTCGCGCACTTCCACTACGTGGTGTTCGGCACGGTCGTGTTCGCGATGTTCGCCGGGTTCTACTTCTGGTGGCCGAAGTGGACCGGCCGCATGCTCAACGAGCGCCTCGGCTACGTGCACTTCTGGATGCTCTTCATCGGCTTCCACCTCACCTTCCTCGTGCAGCACTGGCTCGGCGTCGACGGCATGCCGCGACGGTACGCGGAGTACTCCGCCTCCGATGAATGGACCTGGGAGAACCAGATCTCCACGGTGGGTGCCATGCTCCTCGGCGCTTCGATGATCCCGTTCCTGTTCAACGTGTGGATCACCGCGCGCAAGGCGCCGAAGGTGACGGTCAACGACCCGTGGGGTTACGGGGGTTCGCTGGAGTGGGCCACCAGCTGCCCGCCGCCGCGGCACAACTTCACCTCGATCCCGCGCATCCGCAGCGAGCGCCCGGCGTTCGACGTCAACCACCCCGAGGCCGGCGTGCCGGTCGGCGTGGGACCCGCGCGCGATGCGCCCGACGCACCGGTGGAAGAGGCCGACGGTGAGGTGACACGGGAGTGACCGGACGGCTTCTAGACTCGTCGCGTGCAGGCAGCCCGATACGTCAGTGACACCGCCAGAGCGAACTGGAGCTCACTGCTCTCCGCGATCGTGGGCGTCGCCCTCGCCCTCGGGGTGGCAGCGGTCAAGGGCGACCTGGGCCGCATCGATCCGCTGACCGTCGGGGTCGAGATCTACCTGTTCGCATGGCCGTCCTTCGGGGCGATCTACCTCGTCTGGACGCACGCCGCCTACAGCGGTGACGGCGTCGCCGCGCGCGCACGCCGCGAGCGCGAGCTGCAGCGACGCTGGTGGTGGTCGCTGATCGGCTACGGGGGCGCGTCCAGCTGGACGCTCACCGCCGCGCTGGGCGCCGTGGTGGTGACGGTGCTCGTCGCCCAGACGCCGGCCTACCGCGGCGAGGTGCTCTACGTCACCCTGGGCCTGCTGTGCGTGGCATGCTCCTGGGCCCTGATGGTGTACTCGTTCGCGCTGCAGTACCTTCGCCTGCAGGCCGGCGCCGACGACGGCGAGCACATCGGATTCGAGGTGCCCGGCCCACCACGGTTCGGCGACTATCTCAACCTGACCATCCTGCTGTCGACCATGGCGGCGACGGTGTCCGCGGCGATCCGCACGCGGGAAGCCTGGGCGGTGGTGCGCACGAACGTGCTGTTCGCCTTCACGTTCAACTCCGTCATCGTGGCAATGGTCGTCTCGCTGCTGCTCGGAGGCCTTGCCGGCTGAGGCGGCGAAGCAGCTCGGCGCTCAGTGATGCGAGGCACGCCCGAACACGTGCAGGTCGAGGTCGGCACTCATGCGTTCGGCAGCCAGGGCGCCGCGCACGCTGGTGCCCTGCTCGTCCAGGGGTGGGCTGATCACTGCGGCGCCGAGCACCCCCGGTGCCGACAGCACGATGGCCCCGGACACGCTGGACTTGGCCGGAACGCCGACCCGACGCATCCAGCGCCCCGAGCCGTCGTAGACGCCGCATGTCGCCATCACCGACACGACGTCGCGCGCGACCTCGCGCGGGACCACACGTTCGCCGGTGAGGGGGTTCACTCCCCCGCAGGCGAGGGTTGCGCCCATCACCGCGAGGGTGCGGGCATCCACCAGCACGGCGCAGGCGCGGGCGTACACCGCCACGGCGTCGTCGGCGCTGGCCTGCAGCGTGCCCTCGGCGCGCATGAGGTGCGCCAGCGCGTGGTTGCGATCACCGAGCAGGTGCTCGTTGTGGGCGACGTCC from Microbacterium sp. zg-Y625 includes these protein-coding regions:
- a CDS encoding long-chain-fatty-acid--CoA ligase gives rise to the protein MSSNPFESRPWLAAYAPGVPADIDEPTQTLTRMIEASVKTHARRPALEFFGAVTTYGQLGEQIQRAAEGLRRLGVKKGDRVALVLPNCPQHVVAFYAALRLGAIVVEHNPLYTARELRHQFEDHGASVAIVWDKVVDTVAEFPSDVRPGRIVSVDMTTALPLAKRLALALPIPKARASRAQMTTTPKLRNPYRWDQLLDHRRVSSRVPGPEIDDIAVLQYTSGTTGTPKGAILTHANLRANAMQGRAWVPGLVDGEETFYGVLPLFHAYGMTLCLTFAMSIGAKVVLFPKVDVGLMTDAARKSPPTFLPAVPPIYDQLSRAAERGKIDLSTVRFSISGAMSLPVTTVSRWEEVTGGLLVEGYGMTESSPVALGNPMGHSRRPGTVGVPFPSTEMRVVDPDDPSTDRPLGESGELLVRGPQVFQGYWARPDETAAALIDGGWLRTGDIASVSADGFVTIVDRLKELIITGGFNVSPTEVEDTLQSHPDVESAAVVAMPRPRGGEDVAAAVVLRADASLDVEGLRDYCRTRLAAYKVPKRIVQMDDLPRSLIGKVLRREVREQMLAG
- a CDS encoding DUF1345 domain-containing protein: MQAARYVSDTARANWSSLLSAIVGVALALGVAAVKGDLGRIDPLTVGVEIYLFAWPSFGAIYLVWTHAAYSGDGVAARARRERELQRRWWWSLIGYGGASSWTLTAALGAVVVTVLVAQTPAYRGEVLYVTLGLLCVACSWALMVYSFALQYLRLQAGADDGEHIGFEVPGPPRFGDYLNLTILLSTMAATVSAAIRTREAWAVVRTNVLFAFTFNSVIVAMVVSLLLGGLAG
- the ctaD gene encoding aa3-type cytochrome oxidase subunit I; protein product: MRTRVEQKGNLLVRWITSTDHKTIGYMYLIASVLFFLLGGVMALIIRAELFEPGMQIVPTREQYNQLFTMHGTIMLLMFATPLFAGFANAIMPLQIGAPDVAFPRLNAFSFWLFLFGSLIALSGFLTPQGAASFGWTAYQPLASDTFTPGVGGNLWMLGLGMSGFGTILGAVNFVTTVITMRAPGMTMWRMPIFTWNTLITSILILLAFPVLAAALFAAASDRVLGSHIFDPQNGGVLLWQHLFWFFGHPEVYIIALPFFGIVSEIFPVFSRKPIFGYKTLVYATIAIAALSVAVWAHHMYVTGAVLLPFFALMTMLIAVPTGVKIFNWIGTMWRGSLTFETPMVFALGFLVSFVFGGLTGVILASPPLDFHLSDSYFVVAHFHYVVFGTVVFAMFAGFYFWWPKWTGRMLNERLGYVHFWMLFIGFHLTFLVQHWLGVDGMPRRYAEYSASDEWTWENQISTVGAMLLGASMIPFLFNVWITARKAPKVTVNDPWGYGGSLEWATSCPPPRHNFTSIPRIRSERPAFDVNHPEAGVPVGVGPARDAPDAPVEEADGEVTRE
- a CDS encoding phage holin family protein gives rise to the protein MSDATPSEQKAATTSLGDLLGEVTRDISTLMRQEVALAKAELKESATRSAKGAGLLGGAGYAALMAVFFLSFALWWALGTLVGGGWSGVVVAVLWGVIAAILFVVGRNKMKEVEGAPQTVETLKEIPETLKRNEENR
- the glsA gene encoding glutaminase A, giving the protein MSGPRDPRTYDLDALREDLLQHDDGQVNDSIPELAEADPDLCAIALALADGTVRASTQADVPFSVQSAVKPFLFALALCDTGGDALDRIGIEPTGEAFDAIKLESGTGRPPNPMVNAGALLTASLVDGDTAADRDERILRGLSAFAGKPLEVDEDVAHNEHLLGDRNHALAHLMRAEGTLQASADDAVAVYARACAVLVDARTLAVMGATLACGGVNPLTGERVVPREVARDVVSVMATCGVYDGSGRWMRRVGVPAKSSVSGAIVLSAPGVLGAAVISPPLDEQGTSVRGALAAERMSADLDLHVFGRASHH
- a CDS encoding DUF3618 domain-containing protein, which encodes MSDSPDQIRADIERTREELGGDVDALADKVTPSKIVDRQKDKVRSAVGSVRERIMGAADDAGSAVSGAGSSALGQVGDAKDRFVAKAEGNPLAVGLIAFGAGLLAASLVPASSREKQMASDVKDAAQPLMDEAGNVAKEMGEHLKEPAQEAATAVKDAASESVETVKAETQSAASDVKDQAQHSRENVSGS